From the Montipora capricornis isolate CH-2021 chromosome 2, ASM3666992v2, whole genome shotgun sequence genome, one window contains:
- the LOC138037888 gene encoding uncharacterized protein: MNLQKRILRSQIFLGTQAIALYLWVILLLYTNTNGKAEACRRLEYIPAIQGQALMNHGIKNISLDGQDTCRIACYLDENCLSFNFGNFVCQLSDSDHKQHPDDLKASTGFIYVGTENDCYGNLCSPHGKCAINSTDNTHYCKCLRGYTGKHCKVLVTGCSKAPSVTGTYDIRLNDSFGHLPVYCDQTSDGGGWTMVFKVVAKATPLYVAEMWKSPDTHSENVTAALDTSSTFPGHYKNRLVLSQNWNTFNPKQVRVALYKDGQEVHSFKFNAVNDNVAWFTKENLNFATWDDLINSSHLQQFALQPADDISNRSFEISKKYNGCENDEGWLMIGTDTNPCSFEQKNPLSILYSRKKSFSVYNSMDMDLADVFAVFIR; this comes from the exons ATGAATCTTCAAAAGCGAATATTGAGGAGTCAAATCTTCCTCGGAACTCAGGCTATTGCGCTTTATTTGTGGGTTATTCTCTTATTGTACACAAACACAAATGGAAAAGCAG AGGCTTGCAGGAGACTGGAGTATATTCCAGCAATTCAAGGTCAAGCTCTGATGAATCATGGTATCAAAAATATAAGCCTTGACGGACAGGACACCTGCCGTATTGCATGTTACCTTGACGAGAACTGTCTCTCTTTCAACTTTGGAAATTTCGTCTGTCAACTAAGTGATTCTGACCACAAACAACACCCCGATGACCTAAAAGCGAGTACCGGGTTTATCTATGTAGGAACAGAG AATGACTGCTATGGAAATCTGTGTTCTCCGCACGGAAAATGCGCTATCAACTCAACCGATAATACCCACTACTGCAAATGCTTAAGGGGATATACTGGAAAGCATTGTAAAGTTCTTG TCACTGGCTGCTCCAAAGCTCCAAGCGTTACAGGAACCTATGATATTCGACTGAACGACAGTTTCGGACATCTTCCTGTTTACTGTGATCAGACAAGCGATGGAGGAG GTTGGACGATGGTATTTAAAGTTGTCGCAAAGGCAACGCCTTTGTACGTTGCGGAGATGTGGAAATCACCAGACACACATTCTGAGAATGTGACGGCCGCCCTGGATACATCTTCAACTTTTCCTGGACACTATAAAAACCGTCTGGTACTTTCTCAAAACTGGAACACGTTTAATCCTAAGCAG GTACGTGTTGCGCTGTACAAGGACGGTCAAGAAGTGCATTCTTTCAAGTTCAATGCTGTTAATGATAATGTTGCATGGTTTACCAAGGAAAATCTCAATTTTGCCACGTGGGATGACCTCATAAATTCTTCACATCTGCAGCAATTTGCTCTTCAACCGGCCGATGACATTTCTAATCGCTCTTTTGAGATATCCAAAAAGTACAATGGCTGCGAAAACGATGAAGGCTGGTTAATGATCGGCACTGATACCAATCCCTGTAGTTTTGAGCAAAAAAATCCCCTGAGCATCCTTTACAGCAGGAAAAAGTCTTTCTCTGTGTATAACTCAATGG ACATGGACCTAGCTGATGTTTTTGCTGTGTTCATCCGCTGA